TTGATACATGCGCTGGAATGCTCCGCTGTAAGGGTCTTTGACTGCCTTGGAGTAAACGAAACCACTCACGTCATACCCAGCTCCGGATTGTGAAATCCGTCGAGCATTGGTGAATTCCATCACTAGTTGGCTGCGAGACTCGATTGTGGTATCAGAAGCAGCGTTTGCTGGAGTGACTCTCGCCAGATTTGTGAAAGTGGAGCAATAGGCACCAGCAGCTGAAGTCCAGGCGCGTGGATATGGAACAGTGTCTGTTCCAAACACTTCCAAATACTCTCCAGAATGAGTGATCTTATAAACCAATGCATCAAAACCACTTTCTGCGATCAGCGTGATGGCCGCACTCACTTCAGCTTGATTGATTGGGGGTCTACCAAGCAGATGCTTGTAATTCAATTCAATGCCACGAATTGGAGAAACACGATGGAAATACGTCTCTTTGTAGAGATCTGACTTGGCGAGCCCTGCTACGAAATCTCTCACGCTGATTTCGCCGTTGCTGAGCTGCGATTCCAGTTCAGTACAGCGCTGATTGCCCATAGGGCCGAGGTTTCCGAAAACCTGCTTGTAGCTTGCTGCGATAGCTGTCTCTAGGGCCTCACTTCCATTGGCTGCATAAACTTCGTTCACACTGCTGAAAGGGCATTCGCTATGAAGCCTTGGCCCGATGCCAATGCCCATGGCAGAACAAAGGTTCTCTTTGTACTCCTCAGTTGTTGAAGCTGCCTGCCCCTTTCGCGCTATCAAGTTTCCCTTCTCAGATTCCTGGCGATAGAGATTGGTAGCAGTGTTTTGTATTGCTTTTGTAGAATTGCCTGCGGCGTAAGAAACGCGGTACAGGTTCGTGAAATCGCGTGTCGGCTTGATGGCGACCATTACTGATCTCAAAGAGGT
Above is a window of Synechococcus sp. BIOS-U3-1 DNA encoding:
- a CDS encoding phycobilisome rod-core linker polypeptide — encoded protein: MVAIKPTRDFTNLYRVSYAAGNSTKAIQNTATNLYRQESEKGNLIARKGQAASTTEEYKENLCSAMGIGIGPRLHSECPFSSVNEVYAANGSEALETAIAASYKQVFGNLGPMGNQRCTELESQLSNGEISVRDFVAGLAKSDLYKETYFHRVSPIRGIELNYKHLLGRPPINQAEVSAAITLIAESGFDALVYKITHSGEYLEVFGTDTVPYPRAWTSAAGAYCSTFTNLARVTPANAASDTTIESRSQLVMEFTNARRISQSGAGYDVSGFVYSKAVKDPYSGAFQRMYQSKTAKTWA